A single window of Girardinichthys multiradiatus isolate DD_20200921_A chromosome 15, DD_fGirMul_XY1, whole genome shotgun sequence DNA harbors:
- the LOC124881894 gene encoding uncharacterized protein LOC124881894 isoform X2 — MENITQVEISPQPDLTLPLFPKRARTDCAATEDPNGNCIFDSTRLWRSQDIIGSLSSNNLQKTDCLSTAECEQYHDEKPWGLAPASHVTSVHMNGAHSESYEVSPERDVMSVVAETDEPRAAGNNTPSFPKFKQLEKSPEDETPGSSGVCLPDDENHGTQAQTHPSLIQAFTFSSDQGADTDHTFHPADVVESNLKRKEAHFSEIGPLRKAEGGSPKSSHAFLLCSNVEGGQKSDVQICDNIETKGQVNETGMTFIEFSKRSIPCYEIVSRRNISTENVSFEDQGYIGADHSAKIPAAAGISPEPAEGDNEADAFSVIDPVIWNEIDKEVERLLCNSDSTAGGGLSPLVEVCMVGKTPPPCSEVRTSQDSSSDQTKQLQDQRRTPQCGDENKVEPQACSATNNETQDQTDNEGNPQWKSSPAKAPPAGDDGSEEICDTAGPQLKEQSLSSFLAASLNHMETQELDIDRVDEAAGIKQQHLPEETESDKLRNLETTKSVRADICVMDVTAEGEEQTQEVDFGGVINSGEWETSEKQGESEEHEQKQSELIEDISEESSSQDVGEWVENRLTLFNGEDPEQRLGCFPHDQHTPDISTLCTVPPTTDAVVPCRSQNAHQRSISLKLSCSTPCNSVLREFDTFEKIKLSPDDDDGDSDDAAGLSSMPVLISLSRQLLNTPQEQREHHVQVADREINEKTHVEGDEKEKERSGCHPDNMENGFVSSDSNCNEVPNLISAADVSTPAQPEKEPSCGSAWDSSQCSHNQLNPQSSAVLAESRRPSPDLNHSFDFEMKEQFSRVLQELNLFFDVSRNELSDCGRSSPKPCNDLPESTEDNTSKPMEHLGIPAPGHYAYTSTEKAVEDHSLVMCGVDPVGSCPVIRGDGEQEVPLNGNLGQEPSMDTEEKNRECIKHTPMIWAVHLRPLLSS; from the exons atggaaaacatcACCCAAGTAGAAATCAGTCCACAACCAGACCTCACTTTACCGCTCTTCCCAAAACGAGCAAGGACAGATTGTGCTGCGACAGAAGACCCCAACGGGAACTGCATTTTCGACTCTACACGGCTTTGGAGATCTCAGGATATAATCGGCAGCCTGTCGTCAAATAACCTGCAGAAGACTGACTGCCTGAGTACTGCAGAATGTGAGCAGTATCACGATGAGAAACCCTGGGGCCTTGCTCCCGCTTCTCATGTGACTTCTGTTCACATGAACGGCGCACATTCAGAATCATATGAAGTGAGTCCTGAGAGAGATGTAATGTCTGTTGTTGCAGAAACAGACGAGCCAAGGGCTGCCGGCAACAACACGCCCAGTTTTCCTAAATTTAAGCAGCTGGAGAAGTCGCCTGAGGATGAAACTCCTGGAAGCTCTGGTGTCTGTCTTCCAGATGATGAGAATCATGGGACTCAGGCTCAAACCCATCCCAGCCTCATCCAGGCATTTACATTCAGTTCAGATCAGGGGGCTGACACAGATCATACTTTTCATCCAGCTGATGTTGTGGAGAGTAATCTGAAGAGAAAGGAGGCTCATTTCAGCGAGATTGGACCTCTGAGGAAAGCAGAAGGAGGGAGCCCCAAATCCTCCCATGCTTTTCTACTCTGCTCAAATGTTGAAGGGGGTCAGAAATCAGATGTTCAAATTTGTGACAATATAGAAACAAAAGGTCAGGTCAACGAGACCGGCATGACTTTCATCGAATTCTCCAAGAGATCAATTCCTTGTTATGAGATAGTGTCACGCAGAAATATCTCTACTGAAAATGTGAGTTTTGAAGACCAGGGTTACATTGGAGCTGATCATTCAGCAAAGATTCCAGCAGCTGCGGGAATCAGTCCAGAGCCTGCTGAAGGAGATAATGAGGCTGACGCTTTCAGTGTAATTGACCCTGTAATCTGGAATGAAATTGACAAGGAGGTTGAACGGCTGCTCTGTAACTCAGACAGCACTGCAGGTGGAGGATTATCTCCATTAGTTGAAGTCTGCATGGTGGGAAAAACTCCTCCGCCTTGTTCTGAAGTCAGAACATCACAGGATTCATCTTCAGACCAGACCAAGCAGCTTCAGGACCAGAGGAGAACACCGCAGTGTGGGGATGAAAATAAGGTCGAACCACAGGCTTGTTCTGCAACAAACAACGAAACGCAAGACCAGACCGACAATGAGGGCAACCCTCAATGGAAATCCAGTCCTGCAAAGGCCCCTCCTGCTGGAGATGATGgatcagaagaaatctgtgataCAGCAGGACCTCAGCTGAAGGAGCAGAGTCTGTCCAGTTTCCTGGCTGCCAGCCTTAACCACATGGAGACACAGGAGCTAGACATTGACAGAGTGGACGAGGCTGCTGGGATAAAACAGCAGCATCTTCCAGAAGAAACAGAAAGTGATAAGCTGAGGAATTTAGAAACAACGAAGTCAGTTAGGGCTGATATCTGTGTGATGGATGTGACGGCTGAAGGAGAGGAACAAACCCAAGAGGTAGATTTTGGAGGAGTAATCAACTCTGGTGAGTGGGAAACTTCAGAGAAACAGGGAGAATCTGAAGAACATGAGCAGAAACAGAGCGAGCTCATAGAGGACATAAGCGAGGAGTCTTCTAGCCAAGATGTTGGTGAATGGGTGGAGAACAGATTGACTTTGTTTAATGGAGAAGATCCAGAACAAAGGCTTGGTTGTTTCCCTCATGATCAACACACACCAGATATTTCCACGCTCTGCACTGTTCCTCCTACCACTGATGCTGTTGTTCCATGCCGGTCTCAAAATGCTCACCAGCGCTCCATATCGCTGAAGCTTAGCTGCTCCACTCCCTGCAACAGTGTGCTCAGGGAGTTTGACACGTTTGAAAAGATCAAACTCTCacctgatgatgatgatggtgacaGTGATGATGCTGCAGGCCTGAGCTCCATGCCTGTCCTCATCAGCTTATCCAGACAGCTGCTGAACACACCACAGGAGCAACGAGAACACCATGTGCAAGTGGCAGACAGGGAGATTAATGAGAAGACACATGTAGAGGGGGATGAGAAGGAGAAGGAACGGTCTGGGTGTCACCCTGACAACATGGAGAACGGATTTGTCTCCAGTGATTCCAATTGTAATGAAGTCCCAAATTTGATCTCAGCAGCAGACGTCTCCACGCCCGCACAGCCGGAGAAAGAGCCTAGCTGTGGATCAGCCTGGGATTCCTCTCAGTGCTCGCATAATCAATTAAACCCACAGTCCTCTGCTGTTCTCGCTGAGTCCCGCAGACCCTCTCCTGACCTCAACCATAGCTTTGACTTTGAAATGAAGGAACAGTTCAGCAGGGTCCTACAGGAGCTCAACTTGTTCTTTGATGTCAGTAGAAACGAATTGAGTGACTGCGGGCGATCCTCACCTAAGCCGTGCAACGATCTACCCGAGTCCACGGAGGACAATACCTCTAAACCTATGGAGCATCTCGGCATCCCAGCACCGGGGCACTACGCTTATACATCAACAG AGAAAGCTGTTGAAGACCACAGTCTGGTGATGTGTGGAGTTGATCCAGTGGGTTCCTGTCCTGTTATCAGGGGTGATGGCGAGCAGGAGGTGCCCCTTAATGGAAACCTGGGCCAGGAACCATCGATGGACactgaagagaaaaacagag AATGTATCAAGCATACCCCGATGATCTGGGCGGTCCATTTAAGACCCCTCCTCTCTTCCTGA
- the LOC124881894 gene encoding uncharacterized protein LOC124881894 isoform X1, with amino-acid sequence MENITQVEISPQPDLTLPLFPKRARTDCAATEDPNGNCIFDSTRLWRSQDIIGSLSSNNLQKTDCLSTAECEQYHDEKPWGLAPASHVTSVHMNGAHSESYEVSPERDVMSVVAETDEPRAAGNNTPSFPKFKQLEKSPEDETPGSSGVCLPDDENHGTQAQTHPSLIQAFTFSSDQGADTDHTFHPADVVESNLKRKEAHFSEIGPLRKAEGGSPKSSHAFLLCSNVEGGQKSDVQICDNIETKGQVNETGMTFIEFSKRSIPCYEIVSRRNISTENVSFEDQGYIGADHSAKIPAAAGISPEPAEGDNEADAFSVIDPVIWNEIDKEVERLLCNSDSTAGGGLSPLVEVCMVGKTPPPCSEVRTSQDSSSDQTKQLQDQRRTPQCGDENKVEPQACSATNNETQDQTDNEGNPQWKSSPAKAPPAGDDGSEEICDTAGPQLKEQSLSSFLAASLNHMETQELDIDRVDEAAGIKQQHLPEETESDKLRNLETTKSVRADICVMDVTAEGEEQTQEVDFGGVINSGEWETSEKQGESEEHEQKQSELIEDISEESSSQDVGEWVENRLTLFNGEDPEQRLGCFPHDQHTPDISTLCTVPPTTDAVVPCRSQNAHQRSISLKLSCSTPCNSVLREFDTFEKIKLSPDDDDGDSDDAAGLSSMPVLISLSRQLLNTPQEQREHHVQVADREINEKTHVEGDEKEKERSGCHPDNMENGFVSSDSNCNEVPNLISAADVSTPAQPEKEPSCGSAWDSSQCSHNQLNPQSSAVLAESRRPSPDLNHSFDFEMKEQFSRVLQELNLFFDVSRNELSDCGRSSPKPCNDLPESTEDNTSKPMEHLGIPAPGHYAYTSTEKAVEDHSLVMCGVDPVGSCPVIRGDGEQEVPLNGNLGQEPSMDTEEKNRESQEAEQKVEIWSPSFMCLPHLEPLSHRPPELPRRLEPLKTCTRPIRVGLSKRAKTKQLHHLHPYK; translated from the exons atggaaaacatcACCCAAGTAGAAATCAGTCCACAACCAGACCTCACTTTACCGCTCTTCCCAAAACGAGCAAGGACAGATTGTGCTGCGACAGAAGACCCCAACGGGAACTGCATTTTCGACTCTACACGGCTTTGGAGATCTCAGGATATAATCGGCAGCCTGTCGTCAAATAACCTGCAGAAGACTGACTGCCTGAGTACTGCAGAATGTGAGCAGTATCACGATGAGAAACCCTGGGGCCTTGCTCCCGCTTCTCATGTGACTTCTGTTCACATGAACGGCGCACATTCAGAATCATATGAAGTGAGTCCTGAGAGAGATGTAATGTCTGTTGTTGCAGAAACAGACGAGCCAAGGGCTGCCGGCAACAACACGCCCAGTTTTCCTAAATTTAAGCAGCTGGAGAAGTCGCCTGAGGATGAAACTCCTGGAAGCTCTGGTGTCTGTCTTCCAGATGATGAGAATCATGGGACTCAGGCTCAAACCCATCCCAGCCTCATCCAGGCATTTACATTCAGTTCAGATCAGGGGGCTGACACAGATCATACTTTTCATCCAGCTGATGTTGTGGAGAGTAATCTGAAGAGAAAGGAGGCTCATTTCAGCGAGATTGGACCTCTGAGGAAAGCAGAAGGAGGGAGCCCCAAATCCTCCCATGCTTTTCTACTCTGCTCAAATGTTGAAGGGGGTCAGAAATCAGATGTTCAAATTTGTGACAATATAGAAACAAAAGGTCAGGTCAACGAGACCGGCATGACTTTCATCGAATTCTCCAAGAGATCAATTCCTTGTTATGAGATAGTGTCACGCAGAAATATCTCTACTGAAAATGTGAGTTTTGAAGACCAGGGTTACATTGGAGCTGATCATTCAGCAAAGATTCCAGCAGCTGCGGGAATCAGTCCAGAGCCTGCTGAAGGAGATAATGAGGCTGACGCTTTCAGTGTAATTGACCCTGTAATCTGGAATGAAATTGACAAGGAGGTTGAACGGCTGCTCTGTAACTCAGACAGCACTGCAGGTGGAGGATTATCTCCATTAGTTGAAGTCTGCATGGTGGGAAAAACTCCTCCGCCTTGTTCTGAAGTCAGAACATCACAGGATTCATCTTCAGACCAGACCAAGCAGCTTCAGGACCAGAGGAGAACACCGCAGTGTGGGGATGAAAATAAGGTCGAACCACAGGCTTGTTCTGCAACAAACAACGAAACGCAAGACCAGACCGACAATGAGGGCAACCCTCAATGGAAATCCAGTCCTGCAAAGGCCCCTCCTGCTGGAGATGATGgatcagaagaaatctgtgataCAGCAGGACCTCAGCTGAAGGAGCAGAGTCTGTCCAGTTTCCTGGCTGCCAGCCTTAACCACATGGAGACACAGGAGCTAGACATTGACAGAGTGGACGAGGCTGCTGGGATAAAACAGCAGCATCTTCCAGAAGAAACAGAAAGTGATAAGCTGAGGAATTTAGAAACAACGAAGTCAGTTAGGGCTGATATCTGTGTGATGGATGTGACGGCTGAAGGAGAGGAACAAACCCAAGAGGTAGATTTTGGAGGAGTAATCAACTCTGGTGAGTGGGAAACTTCAGAGAAACAGGGAGAATCTGAAGAACATGAGCAGAAACAGAGCGAGCTCATAGAGGACATAAGCGAGGAGTCTTCTAGCCAAGATGTTGGTGAATGGGTGGAGAACAGATTGACTTTGTTTAATGGAGAAGATCCAGAACAAAGGCTTGGTTGTTTCCCTCATGATCAACACACACCAGATATTTCCACGCTCTGCACTGTTCCTCCTACCACTGATGCTGTTGTTCCATGCCGGTCTCAAAATGCTCACCAGCGCTCCATATCGCTGAAGCTTAGCTGCTCCACTCCCTGCAACAGTGTGCTCAGGGAGTTTGACACGTTTGAAAAGATCAAACTCTCacctgatgatgatgatggtgacaGTGATGATGCTGCAGGCCTGAGCTCCATGCCTGTCCTCATCAGCTTATCCAGACAGCTGCTGAACACACCACAGGAGCAACGAGAACACCATGTGCAAGTGGCAGACAGGGAGATTAATGAGAAGACACATGTAGAGGGGGATGAGAAGGAGAAGGAACGGTCTGGGTGTCACCCTGACAACATGGAGAACGGATTTGTCTCCAGTGATTCCAATTGTAATGAAGTCCCAAATTTGATCTCAGCAGCAGACGTCTCCACGCCCGCACAGCCGGAGAAAGAGCCTAGCTGTGGATCAGCCTGGGATTCCTCTCAGTGCTCGCATAATCAATTAAACCCACAGTCCTCTGCTGTTCTCGCTGAGTCCCGCAGACCCTCTCCTGACCTCAACCATAGCTTTGACTTTGAAATGAAGGAACAGTTCAGCAGGGTCCTACAGGAGCTCAACTTGTTCTTTGATGTCAGTAGAAACGAATTGAGTGACTGCGGGCGATCCTCACCTAAGCCGTGCAACGATCTACCCGAGTCCACGGAGGACAATACCTCTAAACCTATGGAGCATCTCGGCATCCCAGCACCGGGGCACTACGCTTATACATCAACAG AGAAAGCTGTTGAAGACCACAGTCTGGTGATGTGTGGAGTTGATCCAGTGGGTTCCTGTCCTGTTATCAGGGGTGATGGCGAGCAGGAGGTGCCCCTTAATGGAAACCTGGGCCAGGAACCATCGATGGACactgaagagaaaaacagag AGTCCCAGGAGGCGGAGCAGAAAGTTGAAATTTGGTCTCCATCCTTCATGTGTCTGCCTCACTTGGAACCTTTGAGCCACA GACCACCAGAGCTACCCAGGAGGCTCGAGCCTTTGAAAACATGCACTCGACCAATCAGGGTTGGACTTTCAAAAAGAGCCAAGACCAAACAGCTCCATCACTTACATCCATACAAATGA